A window of Dehalogenimonas sp. WBC-2 genomic DNA:
TGAAGATGAAGAGCATATCTATCTTCCAGACCGACCACTCTGGGACTTCGGTGTCCAAATTCCAATGCCGCACGAAACGTGGAGTACGGACAATCCGGATGGTGGCTCTCAACTGCGGGGTTCCGGGAATGTCGCTCGTTACCGAATTTGGACGATGTCTGTTATGCCCGGACTATTAATATTCCTAAAGACTCTTGGTTATCATGGGTATGGGTATCCGTATCCCGATAAAGCAGGCGGTTTGGTTCCAGCTCTAGCCAGCGCAGTCTTGGGTGGCATCTCAGAGATGGGCCGATCAAGCGAATTTGGTCTCAATCCGGAATATGGGTCTCTCGGCGGCTATTACAGCATGCTGACAGATTTACCCATGCAACCCGATAAACCGATTGATGCCGGCATGTTCAGATTCTGCGGCACTTGTGGTGTGTGCGCAAGGGCATGTCCTTCAGAGTCAATTTCGTTTGACAAGGAACCTTCGTGGGAAATCCCAGATTTTGGTTACAAGGTTCCTCAAATGAATATGATGCCGGGTAAAAAACTTTTCTGGACAGACACACATTCCTGCCAGAAATACAATTTAGCCCACAACTGTCGCATATGCAGACCCGTTTGTACATTCAATGTCAGTAACGGAGCCATGGTACACGATATCATTAAAGGTACAATGTCTGTTACGTCATTATTCAACGGGTTCTTTGCAAAAATGCACGATGTGTTTGGTTATGGTTTGAAGGACCCCGATGCCTGGTGGGAAGGCGATTTCCCGATGTGGGGCACAAACAGCTTATTGGTTGGCACTGACGGTGGATATAAAAAATAATAATAAAATGTGGAGAAAGTATCAATATGTCAAATTTTCATAGTACAGTTAGTCGCAGGGATTTCATGAAGATCTTAGGTCTATCCGGTGCTGGCATCGGCGGAGCAGCTTTGGTTGCCCCCGCTTTCCACGACATCGATGAGCTTTCTTCTTCATCGAGTGCAGTAAGGAAGCGTCCTTGGTACATCAAGGAAGTAGACAAGCCAACCGTTGAGATTGACTGGAGTCAAATAAAGAGATTTGATCAGCGCCTCCAGTGTCAAGCTAATAGTACGAATGCTAAATATGCGGGACCCGATGAGTGGGCAAAAGTGGCGACTGAGGCTACGGCTTTCAGCAAGGAACAGCTCGGAAAAAGTGGGTCTACCTTGAGAGATATCGCTCTTAATGGATCCGCTTTCAGAACTATCATCGGAACTCCATATTCTCCCACTGCTAAAGCTGGACTTTCTGGGAAAGATACATTGAAAACTTTCATTCCGCCAGCTTTTGTTCAAACTCCAGAACAGATAGGACTGCCAAAGTGGACAGGCACCCCTGAAGAGGCTGCGAGCATGGTCCGTGCGGCAGCGGTATTTTATGGTGCAGGGCAGGTTGGTTTTGGAAAATTAGATCATGAGCTAATTTTCACTTACAGCAAGGGCGAGGCAAATTCAGCGAAATATGTTACCACTTGGCCACCGCCATTGAATGTTGCTCACAGAATTGATATTGAGAATGTCGATCCAGGATGGGATGATGGAGAAGTAGTACATGTTCCGAGTAAGCCTCTTTGGGAAATTAGTGTCATGATTCCAATGGCAAGAGATGCTTGGCGAACTGCTCACGGCGACTATTCTTCGGGTGTAGCGAGCGCAGCTAACAGTAGCCGCTATCGCATTATGGAAATTATCCAACCCGCTATTCAAGGTTTTATCAAGAGCTTGGGATACATGTGTTATGGATACTTTGAAGGTTCCGGTGGTATAGTTCCCGCTCAAGCAAGCGCAGTATTGACAGGCCAAGCTGAAATGGCTCGACATAGTGATGCTATAATTGATCCTGAATTTGGGGCAAATATGGGTTATTACAGTCTGTTAACAGACCTTCCGTTAGCTGAAGAGCCAGCGGTTGATGCTGGTATTTGGCGATTCTGTCACACTTGTCACAAATGTGCTGATCAATGTCCCTCTGGATCAATCTCACAGGATTCAGAACCTTCTTGGGAAGTCACACAAGGAATCGGAACCCCCTATAAAATTCCCAATATCAACCAAGCGCCAGGAAAGAAACTGTTTTGGACAGACATGCACAGCTGCGTTAAATGGCGCAACATTCATGGATGTAATGTGTGCAGAGTGAACTGTACGTTTAATGTAAATTCTGGCGCAATGGTTCATGAAATTGTTAAATCTACAATCTCTACAACTTCCCTATTCAATGGGTTCTTGTGGAAGATGGGTGAAAACTTTGGTTATGGTGCTGAAAAAGATGTCGATCAATGGTGGACAAAGCAACTTCCTCAATTTGGTTTCGACACCACAACTGAAGCTTACGACGGCGGTTACTAGATCTTCAATACAGGGTAAGTACCCACAAAGTAAAAAGTAGGAGGCCTTTAAAGGCCTCCTACTTCTATAACTACATCAAACATGTATTTACTCATAACCAGACAAGGATAATTTTTCGCAAGATATTCTTAATCTGGATGCTTAGCATATCTTTGAAAAAATGTTTGAGTGCAATATTACGTACAAGATGATAAGGTCTAATACTTTAGTACTAGTTATTTTATTACCACCATTAGGCTTATAGCTATCTTTCTTATACTATTTCTGTATATACACTTCTCTCTCGGCATTGTACTATACAAAGGTATCAAGCTACACAGCCCTATAGTGGCTTGGTAATAATAAAAGAGGAGGATCAATGTCCACGTTCCACAGCACAGTCAGTCGCAGGGATTTTATGAAAGCGTTGGGGCTTTCCGCCGCAGGCCTGGGTGCCGCGGCTGCCACCGCCCCTGTTTTCCATGACCTTGATGAGTTATCAACATCATCAACGGCATCACGAAAGCGTCCGTGGTATGTTAAAGAACGCGAAGCTCATCATCCAACAGTAGAACTTGATTGGGACCAGATTCATCGTTTTGATCAACGTTTACAATGCCAGGCCAACAGCACTAATGCAAAATACGCAGGAGCCGAAGAATGGGCAAAGATTGCGGTTGAAGCGACAGAGTTTAAGAAAACAACTCTTGGCGGCAAGGGAAACACCCATAGGGATATGGCTTTATCGGGCTCTGCTTCTCGAGGCATCATCGGCACTCCCTACTCCGGAAGGGCTGGAGTTTCCGGAAAGGATACTTTGAAAACCTTCCTTCCTCCGGATTTTGTTAAGACTCCAGAACAAATGGGATTCCCTCAATGGACAGGAACACCGGAAGAAGCGGCTCACATGCTTCGGGCGGCGGCCATATTCTATGGCGCCGGACAAGTAGGCTTTGCTAAATTGGATCAGAAGTTGGTCTTCACATATAGTAAAGGCGAAGCAAACTCAACTAAATACATCGGTTCTTGGCCCCCACCGCTAAGTGCGGCACGCAGGATTGACATTGAAGATGTGGATCAGGGCTGGGACGACGGTGAAGTGGTTCACCTGCCAAATAAGCCCCTGTGGGAAATCAGTGTTATGATCCCTATGGCTAGAGATGCCTGGAGAACCGCTCAATCAGATCGTTCTTCCGGACCTGCCGCTGCGGCTAACTCAAGCCGCTATCGCATCATGGAAATCGTCCAGCCTTGTATTCAGGGCTTTATTAAGAGCCTCGGGTATACTTGCTACGGGTACTTTGAGGGTTCCGGTGGTATCGTTCCCGCTCAGGCCAGTGCAGTACTGACCGGTATTGCAGAAATGGGCCGCCACAGTGAAGCGGTGATTGACCCGGAATATGGGGCTAATATGGGTTATTACAGCCTCTTAACAGATCTTCCCTTAGCTGAGGAGAATCCGATTGATGCCGGTATCTTCCGTTTCTGCCATTCCTGCCATAAGTGTGCCAATCAATGTCCTTCGGAATCTATCTCTCATGACTCTGAACCATCTTGGGAAGTTACTCAAGGAATTGGGACACCTTACAAGATCCCAAATATAAATCAGGTGCCTGGGAAAAAGCTGTTCTGGACAGATATGCACTCTTGCATGAAATATCGAACAATCCACGGATGCAATGTCTGCCGTCCAAACTGTACTTTTAATGTTAACTCAGGAGCTATGGCCCACCAGGTGATCAAATCAACGATCTCCACAACTCCTTTACTCAATGATTTCTTCTACAAAATGGGTGAGGTTTTTAAGTATGGCGCCGATAAAGATCCCGAGCTTTGGTGGGATCATCAATTACCAACATTTGGCTTTGAAACAACATCTACCACTTATGATGGTGGGTACAAAAGGTAGACTACAGCCTCCTTACCAAGCTTGGTTTAGAAAGCCGAGGGGTTTCACCCTTCGGCTTTCTTTTATTGGTTGCTATGATCATTTCAGTCAACTTTTTTAATCTACACTAAATCTATATTTACTTCATAATCAGCTAAGGGTAATTTTTCAATACTCTCTAATTAAAGGAACAATAGATATTATTACTTGTAGTCTGGTATACTTTTAATATTTACTATTAATGATTAGTCTTTTGGCTATCATTAATAGCTTATTTAGTACTATATCTATACCTATTCTGTATATACATTCCTTCTCCAATATTATATTATTTGTATTATCAAAGGTATCAAGCTACACAGCCCTATAGTGGCTTGGTAATAATAAAAGAGGAGGATCAATGTCCACGTTCCACAGCACAGTCAGTCGCAGGGATTTTATGAAAGCGTTGGGGCTTTCCGCCGCAGGCCTGGGTGCCGCGGCTGCCACCGCCCCTGTTTTCCATGACCTTGATGAGTTATCAACATCATCAACGGCATCACGAAAGCGTCCGTGGTATGTTAAAGAACGCGAAGCTCATCATCCAACAGTAGAACTTGATTGGGACCAGATTCATCGTTTTGATCAACGTTTACAATGCCAGGCCAACAGCACTAATGCAAAATACGCAGGAGCCGAAGAATGGGCAAAGATTGCGGTTGAAGCGACAGAGTTTAAGAAAACAACTCTTGGCGGCAAGGGAAACACCCATAGGGATATGGCTTTATCGGGCTCTGCTTCTCGAGGCATCATCGGCACTCCCTACTCCGGAAGGGCTGGAGTTTCCGGAAAGGATACTTTGAAAACCTTCCTTCCTCCGGATTTTGTTAAGACTCCAGAACAAATGGGATTCCCTCAATGGACAGGAACACCGGAAGAAGCGGCTCACATGCTTCGGGCGGCGGCCATAT
This region includes:
- a CDS encoding reductive dehalogenase — encoded protein: MSTFHSTVSRRNFMKALGLSATGLGAAAAAAPVFHDLDELIASDNAGWQRPWWVKSVDEPSVEIDWSQISRIDQRLTCQSQYVNAQYAGVDEWKRLSAEGSAAKKAFVGTTGNKLRDYALSAGSSSFESPTRVWTHGTLTGPNVSTYENIGLPKWQGTPEENTRMVRAAAKYYGAAQIGTCELATDERKLVFTHPKGEGGWSGGAVGVQGSGANAAYFIDHWPPPNTAGRAIEWVNQDVGYEDEEHIYLPDRPLWDFGVQIPMPHETWSTDNPDGGSQLRGSGNVARYRIWTMSVMPGLLIFLKTLGYHGYGYPYPDKAGGLVPALASAVLGGISEMGRSSEFGLNPEYGSLGGYYSMLTDLPMQPDKPIDAGMFRFCGTCGVCARACPSESISFDKEPSWEIPDFGYKVPQMNMMPGKKLFWTDTHSCQKYNLAHNCRICRPVCTFNVSNGAMVHDIIKGTMSVTSLFNGFFAKMHDVFGYGLKDPDAWWEGDFPMWGTNSLLVGTDGGYKK
- a CDS encoding reductive dehalogenase yields the protein MSTFHSTVSRRDFMKALGLSAAGLGAAAATAPVFHDLDELSTSSTASRKRPWYVKEREAHHPTVELDWDQIHRFDQRLQCQANSTNAKYAGAEEWAKIAVEATEFKKTTLGGKGNTHRDMALSGSASRGIIGTPYSGRAGVSGKDTLKTFLPPDFVKTPEQMGFPQWTGTPEEAAHMLRAAAIFYGAGQVGFAKLDQKLVFTYSKGEANSTKYIGSWPPPLSAARRIDIEDVDQGWDDGEVVHLPNKPLWEISVMIPMARDAWRTAQSDRSSGPAAAANSSRYRIMEIVQPCIQGFIKSLGYTCYGYFEGSGGIVPAQASAVLTGIAEMGRHSEAVIDPEYGANMGYYSLLTDLPLAEENPIDAGIFRFCHSCHKCANQCPSESISHDSEPSWEVTQGIGTPYKIPNINQVPGKKLFWTDMHSCMKYRTIHGCNVCRPNCTFNVNSGAMAHQVIKSTISTTPLLNDFFYKMGEVFKYGADKDPELWWDHQLPTFGFETTSTTYDGGYKR
- a CDS encoding reductive dehalogenase; its protein translation is MSNFHSTVSRRDFMKILGLSGAGIGGAALVAPAFHDIDELSSSSSAVRKRPWYIKEVDKPTVEIDWSQIKRFDQRLQCQANSTNAKYAGPDEWAKVATEATAFSKEQLGKSGSTLRDIALNGSAFRTIIGTPYSPTAKAGLSGKDTLKTFIPPAFVQTPEQIGLPKWTGTPEEAASMVRAAAVFYGAGQVGFGKLDHELIFTYSKGEANSAKYVTTWPPPLNVAHRIDIENVDPGWDDGEVVHVPSKPLWEISVMIPMARDAWRTAHGDYSSGVASAANSSRYRIMEIIQPAIQGFIKSLGYMCYGYFEGSGGIVPAQASAVLTGQAEMARHSDAIIDPEFGANMGYYSLLTDLPLAEEPAVDAGIWRFCHTCHKCADQCPSGSISQDSEPSWEVTQGIGTPYKIPNINQAPGKKLFWTDMHSCVKWRNIHGCNVCRVNCTFNVNSGAMVHEIVKSTISTTSLFNGFLWKMGENFGYGAEKDVDQWWTKQLPQFGFDTTTEAYDGGY